Proteins from one Elgaria multicarinata webbii isolate HBS135686 ecotype San Diego chromosome 3, rElgMul1.1.pri, whole genome shotgun sequence genomic window:
- the LOC134395355 gene encoding myosin-8 gives MGPRTSYLSISFTQDAQLHLDDAVRSQDDLKEQVAMIERRANLMQAEIEELRAALEQTERGRKIAEQELLDASERVQLLHTQNTSLINTKKKLETDISQIQSEVEETIQEARNAEEKAKKAITDAAMMAEELKKEQDTSAHLERMKKNLDQTVKDLQHRLDEAEQLAMKGGKKQLQKLEHRVRELEAEVENEQKRGADAIKGVRKYERRVKELSYQSEEDRKNVLRLQDLVDKLQMKVKAYKRQSEEAEEQSNLNLSKFRKIQHELEEAEERADIAESQVNKLRVKTRDTGKQVKSEE, from the exons ATGGGGCCTCGGACTTCATATCTCTCAATTTCTTTTACACAGGATGCACAACTGCATTTGGATGATGCTGTCAGAAGCCAAGATGACCTAAAAGAGCAGGTGGCCATGATTGAGCGTAGAGCTAATCTGATGCAGGCTGAGATTGAGGAGCTCCGGGCAGCTCTGGAACAGACAGAAAGAGGCAGGAAGATAGCTGAACAAGAGCTTCTGGATGCCAGTGAACGTGTGCAACTCCTCCACACGCAG AACACCAGTTTGATCAATACCAAGAAGAAGCTGGAAACAGACATTTCTCAAATCCAGAGTGAAGTGGAAGAGACTATTCAAGAAGCACGCAATGCAGAAGAGAAAGCCAAGAAGGCTATCACTGAT GCAGCCATGATGGCAGAGGAGCTGAAGAAGGAGCAAGACACCAGTGCCCATCTGGAGAGGATGAAGAAGAACCTGGACCAGACTGTGAAGGACCTGCAGCACCGGCTGGATGAAGCAGAGCAGCTGGCAATGAAGGGTGGCAAGAAGCAGCTCCAGAAACTGGAGCACAGG gTGCGTGAGTTGGAAGCTGAAGTTGAGAACGAGCAGAAGCGCGGTGCTGATGCTATCAAGGGTGTTCGTAAATATGAGAGGCGTGTAAAGGAGCTGTCCTACCAG TCTGAGGAAGATCGGAAGAATGTTCTGAGGCTTCAGGATCTGGTTGACAAACTGCAGATGAAAGTGAAAGCATATAAGAGACAATCTGAAGAAGCT gaGGAACAATCCAATCTCAACCTTTCCAAGTTCCGCAAGATTCAGCATGAGCTTGAAGAGGCTGAAGAAAGGGCTGACATTGCAGAGTCCCAGGTCAACAAACTGCGGGTGAAGACCCGTGATACTGGAAAGCAGGTCAAAAGTGAAGAATAA
- the LOC134395356 gene encoding myosin heavy chain, skeletal muscle-like, with translation MRTVIHFIYSEFARQVEEKDSLISQLSRGKQGFTQQIEELKRQLEEETKAKNALAHGLQSARHDCDLLREQFEEEQEAKAELQRAMSKANSEVAQWRTKYETDAIQRTEELEEAKKKLAQRLQDAEEHVEAVNSKCASLEKTKQRLQNEVEDLMIDVERSNAACAALDKKQKNFDKILADWKQKYEETQSELEASQKESRSLSTELFKMKNAYEESLDHLETLKRENKNLQQEISDLTEQIAEGGKAIHELEKVKKQIEQEKSELQASLEEAEASLEHEEGKILRIQLELNQVKADIDRRIAEKDEEIDQLKRNHLRVVESMQSTLDAEIRSRNDALRVKKKMEGDLNEMEIQLSHANRQAAEALKNLRNTQGQLKVSRGPFQATRKETLEL, from the exons ATGAGAACTGTAATACATTTTATATACA GTGAATTTGCCCGCCAAGTAGAAGAAAAAGATTCTTTGATTTCCCAACTCTCAAGAGGAAAGCAAGGCTTTACCCAACAGATTGAAGAACTAAAGAGGCAATTAGAAGAGGAAACAAAG GCCAAGAATGCACTAGCCCATGGTTTGCAATCTGCTCGTCATGATTGTGACTTGCTCCGGGAGCAATTTGAAGAGGAACAGGAAGCCAAGGCTGAGCTACAACGTGCCATGTCCAAGGCCAATAGTGAAGTCGCTCAATGGAGAACCAAATATGAGACTGATGCAATCCAGCGCACTGAGGAACTAGAAGAGGCCAA GAAAAAGCTTGCCCAGCGTCTGCAGGATGCGGAAGAACATGTAGAGGCTGTGAATTCCAAATGTGCTTCTCTTGAGAAGACAAAGCAGAGGTTGCAGAATGAAGTGGAGGACCTGATGATTGATGTGGAAAGGTCCAATGCAGCCTGTGCAGCTCTAGATAAGAAGCAGAAGAACTTCGATAAG ATTCTGGCAGACTGGAAGCAAAAATATGAGGAAACCCAGTCTGAACTGGAAGCTTCCCAGAAGGAGTCTCGCTCTCTCAGCACAGAACTCTTTAAGATGAAGAATGCCTATGAGGAATCCTTGGATCACCTGGAAACATTGAAGCGTGAGAACAAGAATCTCCAAC AAGAGATTTCTGATCTGACGGAACAGATTGCTGAGGGAGGAAAGGCTATCCATGAATTGGAGaaagtgaagaagcagattgaACAAGAGAAATCCGAACTCCAGGCTTCCCTAGAGGAAGCTGAG GCTTCTCTTGAACATGAAGAAGGCAAAATCCTCCGCATCCAACTTGAGCTCAACCAGGTGAAGGCTGACATTGACAGGAGAATTGCAGAGAAAGATGAGGAAATTGATCAGCTGAAGAGGAACCACCTGAGAGTGGTAGAGTCCATGCAGAGCACACTGGATGCTGAGATCAGGAGCAGGAATGATGCCCTGAGGgtaaagaagaagatggagggaGATCTGAATGAAATGGAAATCCAGCTGAGCCACGCCAACCGCCAAGCTGCTGAGGCACTAAAGAACCTTAGGAACACACAAGGCCAGCTCAAGGTATCCAGAGGACCATTTCAAGCAACTCGCAAAGAAACACTGGAATTGTAA
- the LOC134395357 gene encoding myosin-1B-like, with the protein MEALRKKDFEISQLQSKIEDEQALGSQLQKKIKELQARIEELEEEIEAERASRAKAEKQRADLSRELEEISERLEEAGGATAAQIEMNKKREAEFQKMRRDLEEATLQHEATSAALRKKHADSAAELGEQIDNLQRVKQKLEKEKSELKMEIDDLASNMETVSKAKSTLEKLARSLEDQLSEVKAKEEEHQRTINDLSAQRARLQTETGKTLISLYIT; encoded by the exons ATGGAAGCCCTCAGGAA GAAAGACTTTGAAATCAGCCAGCTCCAAAGCAAAATTGAAGATGAGCAGGCCTTGGGCTCCCAGCTTCAGAAGAAGATCAAGGAGTTACAG GCCCGTATTGAGGAACTGGAGGAAGAGATTGAGGCTGAGCGTGCATCTCGGGCCAAAGCAGAGAAGCAGCGGGCTGATCTCTCACGGGAACTTGAAGAGATCAGTGAGCGTCTGGAGGAAGCTGGTGGGGCAACAGCAGCTCAGATTGAAATGAACAAAAAGCGTGAGGCGGAATTCCAAAAAATGCGCCGGGACCTTGAAGAGGCCACTCTGCAGCATGAAGCAACTTCAGCTGCCCTCCGCAAGAAGCACGCAGACAGTGCAGCTGAACTTGGGGAACAAATTGATAATCTGCAGCGTGTGAAACAGAAACTGGAAAAGGAAAAGAGTGAGCTGAAGATGGAGATTGATGACCTTGCTAGCAATATGGAAACCGTCTCTAAAGCTAAG TCAACTCTAGAGAAATTAGCCCGCTCCTTAGAAGATCAGCTCAGTGAGGTTAAAGCAAAGGAGGAAGAACACCAGCGCACTATCAATGACCTGAGTGCTCAAAGAGCTCGTCTGCAAACAGAAACAGGCAAGACACTTATCTCGTTATATATTACATGA
- the LOC134394720 gene encoding myosin-4-like produces MSSDAEMAVYGPAAVFLRKPEKERIEAQNKPFDAKNSVFAIDPKIAYIKGTVQSREGGKVTVKTEKGENVTVKEDQIFSMNPPKYDKIEDMAMMTHLHEPAVLYNLKERYAAWMIYTYSGLFCVTVNPYKWLPVYNPEVVNAYRGKKRQEAPPHIFSISDNAYQFMLTDRENQSVLITGESGAGKTVNTKRVIQYFATIATTSDKKKEEPVQQSKIQGTLEDQIISANPLLEAFGNAKTVRNDNSSRFGKFIRIHFGATGKLASADIETYLLEKSRVTFQLKAERSYHIFYQIMSNKRPELIEMLLITTNPYDFHFVSQGEITVASIDDQEELMATDSAIDILGFNSEEKTAIYKLTGAVMHYGNMKFKQKQREEQAEPDGTEVADKAAYLMNLNSADLLKALCYPRVKVGNEFVTKGQTVQQVYNNVGALAKAVFEKMFLWMVIRINQQLDTKQARQHFIGVLDIAGFEIFDFNSLEQLCINFTNEKLQQFFNHHMFVLEQEEYKKEGIEWEFIDFGMDLAACIELIEKPMGIFSILEEECMFPKATDTSFKNKLYDQHLGKCKNFEKPKPGKGKAEAHFSLVHYAGTVDYNISGWLEKNKDPLNESVIQLYQKSSMKTLALLFTDRPADAEGGAKKSGKKKGSSFQTVSALFRENLNKLMSNLRSTHPHFVRCLIPNETKTPGAMEHELVLHQLRCNGVLEGIRICRKGFPSRIIYGDFKQRYRILNASAIPEGQFMDSKKASEKLLGSIDVDHTQYKFGHTKVFFKAGLLGTLEEMRDDKLAQLITRTQAMCRGYLTRVEFKKMMERRESIFTIQYNVRSFMNVKTWPWMKLYFKIKPLLKSAESEKEMANMKEEFEKTKEDLAKSEAKRKELEEKMVSLMQEKNDLQLQVQSESDGLADAEERCDQLIKTKIQLEAKVKELTERAEDEEEMNAELTAKKRKLEDECSELKKDIDDLELTLAKVEKEKHATENKVKNLTEEMAVLDENIAKLTKEKKALQEAHQQTLDDLQAEEDKVNTLTKAKTKLEQQVDDLEGSLEQEKKIRMDLERAKRKLEGDLKLAQESTMDLENDKQQLDEKLKK; encoded by the exons ATGTCTTCGGACGCTGAGATGGCCGTTTATGGGCCAGCTGCTGTTTTTCTTCGAAAGCCAGAAAAGGAAAGAATTGAGGCCCAAAATAAACCCTTTGATGCTAAGAACTCAGTCTTCGCGATCGATCCTAAAATCGCCTATATCAAAGGCACTGTTCAgagcagggaaggagggaaagtcaCAGTCaagacagaaaagggagaa AATGTGACTGTTAAAGAAGATCAAATCTTTTCCATGAATCCTCCCAAATATGACAAAATTGAGGACATGGCTATGATGACCCATCTCCATGAACCTGCTGTCCTGTATAACCTCAAAGAACGTTATGCAGCCTGGATGATCTAC ACCTACTCAGGTCTCTTCTGCGTCACTGTCAATCCCTACAAGTGGCTGCCTGTGTACAACCCTGAGGTGGTTAATGCCTACAGGGGCAAGAAGCGTCAAGAGGCTCCTCCCCACATCTTCTCCATCTCTGACAATGCCTATCAGTTCATGTTAACTG ATCGTGAGAACCAGTCAGTCCTGATCAC TGGAGAATCTGGTGCTGGAAAGACTGTGAACACGAAACGTGTCATTCAGTACTTTGCAACAATTGCAACCACAAGTGACAAGAAAAAGGAAGAGCCAGTCCAACAAAGCAAAATTCAG GGCACCCTTGAGGATCAAATCATCAGTGCCAACCCCTTGCTGGAGGCTTTTGGAAATGCCAAGACTGTGAGGAATGACAACTCTTCACGTTTT ggtAAATTCATCAGAATCCATTTTGGTGCCACAGGCAAACTGGCTTCTGCTGACATTGAGACAT ATCTCCTGGAGAAGTCCAGAGTTACTTTCCAGCTGAAAGCTGAAAGAAGCTACCACATCTTTTATCAGATTATGTCCAACAAGAGGCCGGAACTGATTG AGATGCTTCTGATTACCACCAATCCTTATGACTTCCACTTTGTAAGTCAAGGGGAAATCACTGTTGCCAGCATAGATGATCAGGAAGAGTTGATGGCTACAGAT AGTGCCATTGACATCCTGGGCTTCAACAGTGAAGAAAAGACAGCCATTTACAAGCTAACAGGGGCTGTAATGCACTATGGCAACATGAAGTTCAAGCAGAAGCAGCGTGAGGAGCAGGCTGAGCCAGATGGCACTGAAg TTGCTGACAAAGCTGCCTACCTCATGAACCTCAATTCAGCAGATTTGCTGAAAGCTCTGTGCTACCCTCGAGTCAAAGTCGGCAATGAGTTTGTCACCAAAGGTCAAACTGTCCAGCAG GTGTACAACAATGTTGGTGCTCTGGCTAAGGCTGTCTTTGAAAAGATGTTCTTGTGGATGGTCATTCGTATCAACCAGCAGCTGGATACCAAGCAGGCTAGACAGCACTTCATAGGAGTGTTGGACATTGCTGGCTTTGAGATCTTTGAT TTCAACAGCTTGGAGCAGCTCTGCATCAACTTCACCAATGAGAAACTGCAACAGTTTTTCAACCACCACATGTTTGTGCTGGAGCAAGAAGAGTACAAGAAAGAAGGGATTGAATGGGAGTTCATTGACTTTGGAATGGACTTGGCTGCCTGCATTGAACTCATTGAGAAG CCCATGGGCATTTTCTCCATCCTAGAAGAGGAGTGCATGTTCCCCAAGGCAACAGACACTTCTTTCAAGAACAAGCTCTATGACCAGCATCTTGGCAAGTGCAAGAACTTTGAAAAGCCCAAGCCTGGGAAAGGCAAGGCTGAGGCTCACTTCTCCCTAGTGCACTATGCTGGCACTGTGGACTACAACATCAGTGGCTGGCTGGAGAAGAATAAGGACCCCCTGAATGAGAGTGTCATTCAGCTCTACCAGAAATCATCCATGAAGACCCTGGCATTACTTTTTACTGATCGCCCTGCAGATGCTG AGGGTGGTGCCAAGAAAAGTGGCAAGAAAAAGGGTTCTTCTTTCCAGACTGTGTCTGCTCTCTTTAGG GAGAACTTAAACAAGCTGATGAGCAATCTGAGGAGCACTCACCCTCACTTTGTGCGCTGCCTCATCCCCAATGAAACTAAAACTCCTG GTGCCATGGAACATGAACTTGTATTGCACCAACTGAGGTGTAATGGTGTGCTAGAAGGTATCAGAATTTGCAGAAAGGGATTCCCTAGCAGGATCATTTATGGTGACTTCAAACAGAG ATACAGAATATTAAATGCAAGTGCCATCCCAGAGGGACAGTTCATGGATAGCAAGAAGGCTTCTGAGAAGCTTCTTGGATCCATCGATGTTGACCACACTCAGTATAAATTTGGTCACACCAAG GTGTTCTTCAAAGCTGGCCTTTTGGGTACTCTAGAAGAGATGAGAGATGATAAGCTGGCTCAGTTGATTACACGTACCCAAGCCATGTGCCGTGGCTACCTAACGAGAGTGGAGTTCAAGAAAATGATGGAAAGGAG AGAGTCCATCTTCACTATTCAGTACAACGTCCGTTCATTCATGAATGTGAAGACCTGGCCTTGGATGAAGTTGTATTTCAAGATCAAGCCTCTGCTAAAGAGTGCTGAGTCAGAGAAGGAGATGGCCAATATGAAAGAAGAGTTTGAGAAAACGAAGGAAGACCTTGCAAAGTCAGAAGCCAAACGAAAGGAACTTGAAGAAAAAATGGTGTCTCTGATGCAAGAGAAGAATGACTTGCAACTCCAAGTCCAGTCT GAATCTGATGGCTTGGCAGATGCTGAGGAGAGATGTGACCAGCTGATCAAAACCAAAATCCAGCTGGAAGCTAAAGTTAAGGAGCTGACTGAACGggcagaagatgaagaagaaatgaATGCTGAGTTGACAGCCAAAAAGAGGAAACTGGAAGATGAATGCTCAGAACTGAAGAAAGACATTGATGATCTGGAGTTAACACTGGCCAAGGTTGAAAAGGAGAAGCATGCCACGGAAAACAAG GTGAAAAACCTCACTGAAGAGATGGCTGTGTTGGATGAGAACATTGCCAAACTGaccaaagaaaagaaagcccTCCAAGAGGCCCATCAGCAGACCTTGGATGACCTGCAGGCAGAGGAAGACAAAGTGAATACTCTGACCAAAGCAAAGACCAAGCTGGAGCAGCAAGTAGATGAT CTTGAAGGGTCTCTGGAGCAAGAAAAAAAGATTCGCATGGACCTTGAAAGAGCCAAGAGGAAGCTTGAAGGGGATCTGAAGCTGGCCCAGGAATCCACAATGGATTTGGAAAACGATAAGCAGCAGCTGGATGAAAAGCTTAAGAAGTAA